One segment of Erigeron canadensis isolate Cc75 chromosome 2, C_canadensis_v1, whole genome shotgun sequence DNA contains the following:
- the LOC122587948 gene encoding protein IQ-DOMAIN 2-like gives TLANPPHYYLPKEETEFKQPESEQIKYVDSVFYVTSRIEEVEDAASIPSIKISVIKIQTAYRGYMARRNLRVLNARKRLTLLIQGQAAKRQMTSTLMRMQTMARVQSQARGRKIRMAEVNEALRRQLFQKREKELEKQRNGWDFSPKSKEQVEASLQRKKEAAERREKALAYAYSRQQTWRNSLKSGTPTFMDLKYPDWGWNWTERWNAIRPWETETTSDSELVGSNNKQVSLHVPSTQLSKALSSVSTVKGSRKTVSSPTASSLKVATKSMSARSRISNPGRSPLGSVKKGGSDTRYGMGLAKERHLAFNSSSSTKRSLAAPRKKTNTLR, from the exons ACATTGGCTAACCCTCCCCATTACTATCTTCCGAAAGAGGAGACAGAATTCAAACAACCCGAGAGTGAGCAGATCAAATATGTAGACTCGGTCTTCTATGTCACTAGCAGGATAGAGGAAGTTGAAGATGCGGCGTCAATCCCCTCCATCA AGATTAGTGTCATCAAGATTCAGACAGCTTATCGGGGTTACATG GCAAGAAGGAACCTCCGAGTTTTGAATGCACGAAAGAGACTGACTTTGTTGATTCAAGGCCAGGCAGCCAAACGTCAAATGACATCCACCTTAATGCGTATGCAAACAATGGCTCGTGTCCAGTCTCAGGCTCGGGGCAGGAAGATTCGAATGGCTGAAGTGAACGAGGCTCTCCGACGACAGCTATTTCAGAAGCGTGAAAAGGAGCTTGAAAAG CAGAGAAACGGCTGGGATTTCAGTCCCAAATCTAAGGAACAAGTAGAAGCCAGTTTACAAAGGAAAAAGGAGGCTGCTGAAAGAAGAGAAAAGGCATTGGCCTATGCATACAGTCGTCAG CAAACGTGGAGGAACTCATTGAAATCTGGAACTCCAACATTTATGGACCTAAAGTATCCTGACTGGGGATGGAATTGGACAGAACGATGGAATGCAATTCGACCATGGGAAACTGAAACCACCAGCGATAGTGAGCTGGTTGGATCCAATAACAAACAGGTTAGCCTGCATGTGCCATCCACACAACTCTCCAAGGCTCTATCATCAGTGTCTACTGTCAAGGGTTCAAGAAAGACTGTTTCCTCACCTACAGCCAGTAGTCTCAAGGTTGCCACAAAGTCCATGAGTGCCAGGTCTCGTATATCAAATCCTGGTCGGAGTCCATTAGGCTCAGTAAAAAAAGGAGGCTCAGATACACGATACGGGATGGGGTTAGCTAAAGAGCGGCATTTGGCCTTCAATTCATCTTCTAGCACTAAAAGGTCATTGGCAGCACCAAGGAAAAAGACTAACACCTTAAGGTGA
- the LOC122589747 gene encoding pentatricopeptide repeat-containing protein At2g16880: MMNTTKISSSPKPQLNPNLDEITQTLTKILTNPTQNHTSLSSEISKFIPFLTPKIIQTIISSKPLRSNPRNLLTFYKFSQTHVSNFTISSLPSFFIVLQTLFAHNKWSDAKSLLVEFIAADKGRILLRKILRPGRDVVKPSKALYDTAIGAYVQVGFPYFGMILFRKMKRLKLCPNVITCNTLINSMVKLSNSRSILYCREVFNDGVKLGVVPNVNMFNIMVNGYCLENKFSDARDLMIKMKEFDCVPDNVTYNTLLNALCKKGRLNEVRELLLEMKSQGLFPNRHTYNTLVHGYCQRRGCLTEATHILELMTQNNFLPDVWTYNTLISGLCDEGKIEEAIRVIKKMEEAKVLPDVITYNTLIDGYFKWENSSEAIKLLDLMSERGVKRNEVTYNILIKWYCKEGDLDRASDTVKHMETSGFGPDSVTYNTLINGYSKAGNLREALKILKEMSGRGLKMDSFTVNTVLHALCLEKKMDEAYQLLVDAKRRGYIIDEVSYGTLIVGYFKNENADKALKLWDEMKEKEIVPSIVTYNSIIGGLCKSGKTDQAMVKLNELIENGLSPDETTYNTLILGYCWEGNVEKAFQFHNDMVKNNFKPDVYTCNILLHGLCSKGLVEKAFTLFNTWITNGKPVDAVTYNTLVSCLCKEGRFEDAMNLVTEMKKQNLGPDKYTYNAVLSTLTDAGKHVEAEELMSKMIEWGNIPDDVSSAGVPEELDTSSVAYSEEIDRLCKEGKYRDAMRLFGELSDTGLAVKKSSCISLMCALVKREVTSANAI; this comes from the coding sequence atGATGAACACAACAAAAATATCATCATCTCCAAAACCCCAATTAAACCCTAATCTTGATGAAATCACACAAACCCTAACAAAAATCCTCACAAATCCAACACAAAATCACACATCTTTATCATCAGAAATCTCAAAGTTCATTCCTTTTTTAACCCCAAAAATCATCCAAACAATCATTTCCTCCAAACCCCTGAGATCAAACCCCCgaaatcttttaactttttacaaattcaGCCAAACCCATGTCTCAAATTTCACTATTTCATCACTCCCTTCATTCTTTATTGTTTTACAAACTCTTTTTGCCCATAATAAATGGTCAGATGCCAAGTCTTTGCTTGTCGAGTTCATTGCAGCGGATAAGGGGCGGATTCTATTACGAAAGATTCTCCGTCCTGGCCGAGACGTGGTTAAACCGTCGAAAGCGCTTTACGATACAGCAATTGGGGCTTATGTGCAAGTGGGGTTTCCTTATTTTGGCATGATTTTGTTTAGAAAGATGAAAAGGTTGAAGCTTTGCCCGAATGTGATTACGTGCAATACATTGATTAACTCGATGGTAAAACTCTCGAATTCTCGTTCTATTTTGTATTGTAGAGAGGTTTTTAATGATGGTGTTAAACTTGGGGTTGTCCCAAATGTGAATATGTTTAATATTATGGTTAATGGTTATTGTTTAGAGAATAAGTTTAGTGATGCTAGGGATTTAATGAttaaaatgaaggaatttgattGTGTTCCGGATAATGTAACATATAATACTTTGTTAAATGCTTTATGTAAGAAAGGTAGGTTAAATGAGGTTAGGGAATTATTGTTGGAAATGAAGAGTCAAGGGTTATTTCCGAATCGTCATACGTATAATACTTTAGTTCATGGGTATTGTCAAAGAAGAGGGTGTTTGACAGAAGCTACTCATATTTTGGAACTAATGACACAGAATAACTTTTTGCCCGATGTTTGGACTTACAACACGTTAATTAGTGGACTTTGTGATGAGGGGAAGATTGAAGAGGCGATTAGAGTTATTAAAAAGATGGAGGAAGCAAAAGTGTTACCGGATGTGATTACTTACAATACGTTGATTGATGGTTATTTTAAGTGGGAAAATAGTTCTGAGGCGATAAAGTTGCTTGATTTGATGAGTGAAAGAGGAGTAAAGAGAAATGAGGTTacctataatatattaattaagtgGTATTGTAAAGAAGGTGATTTGGATAGAGCCAGTGATACGGTAAAGCATATGGAAACTAGTGGATTTGGCCCTGATAGTGTAACGTATAATACTTTGATAAATGGTTATTCCAAAGCGGGTAATTTAAGAGAAGcattaaagattttgaaagaaatgaGCGGGAGAGGTTTAAAGATGGATAGTTTTACGGTTAACACCGTTCTTCATGCTTTGTGTTTGGAGAAGAAGATGGATGAGGCATATCAGTTACTTGTAGATGCTAAAAGGCGGGGTTATATTATTGATGAAGTAAGCTACGGAACTTTAATAGTTGGTTACTTTAAGAATGAAAATGCTGATAAGGCTTTAAAGCTTTGGGATGAGATGAAGGAGAAAGAGATTGTTCCTAGTATTGTTACATATAACTCGATTATTGGAGGGCTCTGCAAGTCCGGAAAAACCGATCAAGCAATGGTCAAGTTGAATGAACTAATTGAAAATGGATTGTCACCAGATGAAACCACATACAATACGCTTATTCTCGGGTACTGTTGGGAGGGAAATGTTGAAAAAGCATTTCAATTTCACAATGACATGGTTAAGAACAATTTTAAACCCGATGTATACACTTGTAATATTCTTCTCCATGGGCTTTGCAGTAAAGGGTTGGTAGAGAAAGCCTTCACCCTTTTCAACACATGGATaactaatggaaaacctgtagATGCAGTAACCTACAATACATTAGTATCATGTTTGTGTAAAGAGGGGAGATTTGAAGATGCCATGAATCTTGTTACAGAAATGAAGAAGCAGAATTTAGGGCCTGATAAGTATACGTATAACGCTGTTCTTAGTACACTTACTGATGCTGGAAAGCATGTGGAGGCAGAGGAATTGATGTCAAAGATGATTGAGTGGGGTAATATACCTGATGATGTAAGCTCTGCTGGAGTTCCAGAGGAATTAGATACAAGTTCTGTAGCTTATTCAGAAGAGATTGACAGGCTATGCAAAGAAGGAAAATATAGGGATGCAATGCGTCTTTTTGGAGAATTGTCAGACACAGGTCTGGCTGTGAAGAAGTCTTCTTGTATCAGTTTGATGTGTGCACTCGTCAAGAGAGAAGTGACTAGCGCGAATGCTATTTGA